One window of the Rosa rugosa chromosome 3, drRosRugo1.1, whole genome shotgun sequence genome contains the following:
- the LOC133739218 gene encoding DNA repair protein REV1 isoform X2: MSLNSSKSSGSKSKRSFNSNNSSNNNKKKTKISTNQKTLGGVSWGANSLSSSRSSFQRSPFPDFGSYMVEKNRKLQNQFDGEASSCLGSERSIFRGVSIFVDGFTVPSSQELRASMVHYGGRYENYFSRRCVTHIICSNLPDSKIKNLRSFSGGLPVVKPNWIVDSVAANKLLSWVPYQLEQVSCNQPRLSAFFAPKIIPNCDDALRDTSDQVKPESEDTSSVGTRLEDDNKSVCRSTEHEQESSRESDDMIYENTDGQFGEELYTGEKYSEVKQEETPTSDAEDNVSIKDEVKSSTPHQHSASVSSNCLPSSENFGSNRSHSTLGDPKFVENYFKSSRLHFIGTWRNRYRKRFPSSSKGLDNTDSNRCAPDSSLKTPIIHIDMDCFFVSVVIRQRPELKDRPVAVCHSDNPKGTAEISSANYPARDYGVRAGMFVRDAKALCPHLVILPYDFEAYEEVADQFYDILHKHCRKVQAVSCDEAFLDVTYLEGVDMDMLASTVRQEIFETTGCTASAGIARNMLMARLATRTAKPDGQCNIPPERVDDYLYELPIKTLPGIGHVLEEKLKKRNVLTCGQLRMIPKDSLQKDFGIKIGEMLWNHSRGIDNRLVGVIQESKSIGAEVNWGVRFKDLKDSHHFLSNLCKEVSLRLQGCTVQGRTFTLKIKKRRKDAQEPVKYMGCGDCENLSHSVTVPVATDDVEVLQRITKQLFGFFSLDVKEIRGIGLQVSKLESVDASKQGLGKNSLKSWLQSAKASTEEQSNTYSVDDGERAHADCEGRGTHRTSGQLFGNSLGIQTPVDNNRCSGETSANQVSAPPPLCHLDLGVIESLPPELFTELNGIYGGKLVDFVAKNKREFSATTSHERVDGAKNGSESHLFNDMHLQDENVLEPKHTVVEKQAMPSSVGGSSDVAASTSGLGNTDIMPASLSQVDPSVLQQLPQELRVDLLEQLPAHRRYDLASSAASDPLAEIPGESIGMRDENHSGSHDLAFNKLWIGNPPRWVEEFKASKFMILNILAEMYDKSGSSGNLSVILRSTIMECQHPLDSSSDCWIQAVYSFSELLRQYVTLKIDSDIEEIYVCFRLLRRFTTKSKFVLQVYSDVFPYLQVESEILTSIPSR, encoded by the exons ATGAGTTTGAATTCGTCAAAATCGTCTGGTTCAAAATCCAAGCGAAGCTTCAATTCCAACAATTCCAGtaacaacaacaagaagaagacgaagattAGCACCAACCAGAAAACCCTAGGCGGCGTCTCTTGGGGAGCcaattctctctcctcctctcgcTCCTCCTTCCAAAGATCCCCCTTTCCCGATTTCGGCAG TTATATGGTGGAGAAGAACAGGAAACTTCAGAATCAGTTTGATGGTGAAGCTTCGAGTTGTTTGGGGTCCGAGAGGAGTATTTTTCGTGGGGTTTCGATTTTCGTAGATGGTTTCACAGTGCCTTCTAGTCAG GAACTGAGAGCGTCCATGGTGCATTATGGTGGGAGATATGAGAATTACTTTTCAAGGCGTTGTGTTACACATATCATCTGCAGTAATCTTCCTgacagtaaaataaaaaatctgag GTCTTTCAGTGGAGGGCTCCCAGTTGTGAAGCCTAACTGGATTGTAGATTCAGTTGCTGCTAACAAACTCTTGAGTT GGGTTCCTTACCAACTTGAACAGGTTTCTTGTAACCAACCAAGGTTGTCAGCCTTCTTTGCTCCGAAGATAATCCCTAACTGTGATGATGCTTTGAGAGATACATCTGATCAAGTGAAACCTGAAAGTGAGGATACATCTTCGGTAGGAACCAGATTAGAAGATGATAACAAATCAGTATGCAGATCCACTGAACACGAACAGGAAAGTAGCAGAGAATCTGATGATATGATATATGAAAACACCGATGGACAATTTGGTGAGGAGTTGTATACAGGTGAAAAATATTCTGAAGTTAAACAAGAAGAAACGCCTACTTCAGATGCAGAAGATAATGTCAGCATAAAGGATGAAGTTAAATCTAGTACCCCCCACCAGCACTCTGCTTCAGTTAGCAGTAACTGCTTGCCAAGCTCAGAAAATTTTGGGTCTAATCGAAGTCATTCAACTCTTGGGGATCCCAAGTTTGTGGAAAATTATTTTAAG AGCTCAAGGCTGCACTTTATAGGAACCTGGAGAAATCGGTATCGCAAGCGTTTTCCTAGTTCGTCTAAAGGGTTGGACAACACAGATTCTAACCGTTGTGCTCCTGATAGTTCTCTGAAGACTCCCATTATACATATTGACATG GACTGTTTTTTTGTGTCCGTGGTCATCAGGCAACGCCCTGAACTTAAGGATAGGCCTGTAGCTGTATGTCATTCTGATAATCCAAAGGGGACTGCTGAAATTTCATCTGCAAACTACCCTGCTCGAGATTATG GAGTGAGGGCTGGGATGTTTGTCAGAGATGCTAAGGCACTTTGTCCACACCTTGTCATTCTTCCTTATGATTTTGAAGCGTATGAGGAG GTAGCTGATCAGTTCTATGACATTCTGCATAAGCACTGCAGAAAAGTACAA GCAGTAAGCTGTGATGAAGCATTTTTAGATGTCACATACTTGGAAGGGGTAGATATGGATATGTTAGCCTCAACTGTAAGACAAGAGATTTTTGAGACTACTGGATGCACTGCAAGTGCTGGCATAGCTAGAAATATGCTGATGGCTCGCCTTGCAACAAGAACTGCTAAACCAGATGGTCAATGCAACATTCCTCCCGAAAGG GTGGATGATTATTTATATGAACTTCCCATCAAGACGCTTCCAGGAATAGGACACGTTCTAGAGGAGAAGCTGAAGAAGCGAAATGTTTTGACGTGTGGACAGTTGCGTATGATTCCTAAG GACTCTCTTCAAAAGGACTTTGGAATAAAAATTGGGGAGATGTTGTGGAATCATAGTAGAGGCATAGATAATCGTCTAGTTGGGGTGATTCAG GAAAGTAAGTCTATTGGTGCTGAAGTGAATTGGGGCGTGAGATTCAAGGATTTGAAAGAT AGTCATCACTTCCTTTCAAATCTTTGCAAGGAGGTTTCTTTACGCTTGCAAGGATGCACAGTGCAGGGCCGTACTTTTACCCTTAAG attaagaaaagaagaaaagatgcACAGGAGCCTGTGAAGTATATGGGATGTGGAGACTGTGAAAACTTGAGCCACTCTGTCACG GTTCCAGTTGCTACTGATGATGTGGAAGTGCTTCAGAGAATAACAAAGCAGCTCTTTGGGTTTTTCTCTCTAG ATGTCAAGGAGATTCGAGGTATTGGTTTGCAAGTTTCCAAGCTTGAGAGTGTAGATGCTTCAAAGCAAG GACTTGGAAAAAACTCTTTGAAATCGTGGCTCCAATCTGCCAAAGCAAGTACAGAAGAACAATCCAATACTTATTCTGTAGATGATGGGGAGAGGGCGCATGCAG ATTGTGAGGGTCGGGGAACTCATCGAACTTCAGGCCAGCTATTCGGAAATTCACTTGGTATTCAAACTCCAGTGGACAATAATCGGTGTAGTGGTGAAACTTCTGCGAACCAGGTTTCAGCACCACCACCTTTATGTCATCTTGATTTAGGAGTTATTGAAAGTCTTCCTCCAGAACTTTTTACGGAATTAAACGGGATCTATGGTGGCAAGTTGGTTGATTTTGTTGCTAAAAATAAACGAGAATTCAGTGCAACAACATCTCATGAACGAGTAGATG GTGCAAAGAACGGGAGTGAGAGTCATCTCTTCAATGATATGCACCTGCAGGATGAAAATGTACTAGAACCCAAG CATACAGTTGTAGAAAAACAAGCAATGCCTTCTTCTGTGGGAGGGTCCAGTGATGTGGCAGCTTCAACATCAGGTCTTGGAAATACTGATATAATGCCTGCATCTTTAAGTCAAGTAGATCCCTCGGTGTTGCAACAATTACCTCAAGAACTGAGAGTTGACTTACTTGAGCAGCTTCCTGCACACAGGAGATATGACTTAGCTTCAAGTGCTGCCTCGGACCCTCTTGCAGAGATACCTGGAGAATCAATAGGTATGAGGGACGAAAATCATTCTGGATCGCATGATCTTGCATTTAACAAGCTTTGGATTGGAAATCCTCCACGGTGGGTTGAAGAGTTCAAAGCCAGCAAATTCATGATATTAAATATTCTTGCTGAGATGTATGACAAATCAGGGTCAAGTGGAAACTTATCTGTAATTCTGCGCAGTACTATCATGGAATGTCAACATCCTCTAGATTCAAGTTCTGACTGTTGGATTCAAGCTGTATACAGCTTCTCTGAGCTTCTCAGGCAGTATGTTACATTAAAGATCGACTCAGATATTGAAGAGATCTATGTTTGTTTTCGGCTTCTTAGAAG GTTTACAACGAAGTCAAAGTTTGTCTTACAAGTATATAGTGATGTCTTTCCTTACCTTCAG GTGGAAAGCGAGATCCTAACATCGATCCCCAGTAGATAG